Part of the Sphingopyxis sp. 113P3 genome, CGAAGAAGATCAAGCTGATCCTGACGCGCCACGAACAAGGCGCAGGCTTCATGGCCGCAACCTATGGCCGCCACACCGGGAAGACAGGCGTGTGTCTTGCGACCCTGGGTCCGGGCGCCACAAATTTTGTCACCGCGGCCGCCTATGCCCAGCTCGGCGGGATGCCGATGATGATGATTACAGGCCAGAAGCCGATCAAGAAATCGAAACAGGGCCGTTTCCAGATCCTCGATGTCTGCTCGATGATGTCGCCGATCACAAAATATACGCACCAGATGGCCTCGGCGGACAATATACCGAGCCGCGTGCGCGAGGCCTTCCGGCTCGCCGAAGAGGAAAAGCCGGGCGCGGTGCATATCGAGCTCCCCGAGGATATTGCCGACGAACACACCGACAGTACGCCGCTCAAACGCAGCCATTCGCGTCGGCCGACCGCCGACGTCAAATCGATCCGCGAGGCGGTGAAGGCGCTTGAAAGCGCAAAATCGCCGGTCCTCGTGATCGGTGCGGGCGCAAACCGCACGATGACGAGCCGTATGCTGCTCCAGTTCATCGAGAAGACCGGCATTCCCTTCCTCACCACCCAGCTTGGCAAGGGCGTGATTGACGAACGGCATCCGAAATTTCTGGGTTGCGCCGCGCTGTCTGCGGGCGACTTCGTTCACCGTGCGGTCGAGGCATCGGACTGCATCGTCAACATCGGACACGACGTGATCGAAAAGCCGCCCTTCTTCATGCAGCGTGGCGGCCCGACGGTGATCCATGTGTCGACCAAGACCGCAGAGGTCGATCCTGTCTATTTTCCGAATATCGAGGTGATCGGCGATATCGCCAATGCGATATGGCAGATGAAGGAAGATATCGTTCCCAGCGGCGGCTGGGCGTTCGATCATCTGCTCGCCTATCGCAAGGCCGAAGTCGATCATACCGCGCCGCTCGCCATGGACGAGCGCTTCCCGATCTTCCCGCCGCATCTCGTGCAGCAAGTGCGCGACGCGATGCCCGACGACGGCATCATCTGCCTCGACAATGGCGTCTATAAAATCTGGTTCGCGCGCGGCTATACCGCGTGCCGGCCGAACACGGTGCTGCTCGATAACGCGCTCGCCACGATGGGCGCCGGTCTGCCGTCGGCAATGATGTCGTCGA contains:
- a CDS encoding acetolactate synthase large subunit produces the protein MTKASDLFIECLEEEGVEYIFGVPGEENLDFLDSLSRSKKIKLILTRHEQGAGFMAATYGRHTGKTGVCLATLGPGATNFVTAAAYAQLGGMPMMMITGQKPIKKSKQGRFQILDVCSMMSPITKYTHQMASADNIPSRVREAFRLAEEEKPGAVHIELPEDIADEHTDSTPLKRSHSRRPTADVKSIREAVKALESAKSPVLVIGAGANRTMTSRMLLQFIEKTGIPFLTTQLGKGVIDERHPKFLGCAALSAGDFVHRAVEASDCIVNIGHDVIEKPPFFMQRGGPTVIHVSTKTAEVDPVYFPNIEVIGDIANAIWQMKEDIVPSGGWAFDHLLAYRKAEVDHTAPLAMDERFPIFPPHLVQQVRDAMPDDGIICLDNGVYKIWFARGYTACRPNTVLLDNALATMGAGLPSAMMSSMLYPDRKVMAICGDGGFMMNSQEMETAVRLGLNLTVLILNDNSYGMIRWKQANMGFKDWGLTYGNPDFVKYAESYGAKGYRVESAAHLKDLLAHTRDTPGVHLIDCPVDYSENDQILNIDIKRLSKEL